In Achromobacter spanius, the following proteins share a genomic window:
- a CDS encoding alpha-ketoacid dehydrogenase subunit alpha/beta has product MQLEDIGQTTPARTLVVEESDWAQLTRADAMRLTTLFLAARRFEEKILLLDKLNLVHGPAHSSIGQEGGAAGCIAALPIDTLMNGTHRAHHQCVAKAVNALYDESTDPVASGLSLRMRQEIQGLMHEILGLKDGWTGGRGGSMHLRRADLGIMGTNAIVAGGIPIACGHAFAEKQRRSGKLMVTFFGDGAVHQGATHEAMNLAALYGLPMIFFLENNKYAVSMSVEQSTFQTELLTRPQGHGIAAVKVDGMNPYAVWLATRWAREHIEREGKPAFILAEVYRYYHQSSSIPGSAFGYRTRDEENAWKARDPWLFLQHELTDRGILGADELAAIDTAVSDAMDAAAASCVEGAGSSARIRPELWPEAASVDANLNSDMREFEGVRFAESEDYAAQDMEDLSYIEAMSRTMGARMAEDERIYVFGEDVANMGGGTVGATRGLTETYAGRLVNTPITENGFCGLATGAALSGLRPVVELMYSDFFLVAGDQLLNQAGKIRHLFNGTASVPLVLRTRIPGAEGYGSQHSMDPAGVFALFPGWRIVAPSNAFDYVGLMNSALRCEDPVLVIEPQELHKRKAPVPKNLDYYIPIGRAKRVQEGEQITLLATLTMVDRCVQVAAEMGVSADIIDLRTLSQRDIDYDTIGASVMKTGRVAIVEQTTRGASLGALIADEIQRRYFDYLDQPVQRVTGRWAPPTVSQALERAALAGEDDIRSRLGAMLQDSGLIPQPGNVHALRA; this is encoded by the coding sequence ATGCAACTTGAGGACATCGGGCAGACGACGCCGGCCCGCACCCTGGTCGTGGAAGAGAGCGACTGGGCGCAATTGACCCGCGCCGACGCCATGCGCCTGACGACGCTGTTCCTGGCGGCGCGCCGCTTCGAAGAAAAGATTCTGTTGCTGGACAAGCTGAACCTGGTGCACGGGCCCGCGCATTCCAGCATCGGTCAGGAGGGTGGGGCGGCGGGCTGCATCGCGGCGCTACCGATCGACACGCTGATGAATGGCACGCACCGCGCGCACCACCAATGTGTGGCCAAGGCCGTCAACGCGCTGTATGACGAGAGCACGGATCCGGTCGCAAGCGGACTGAGCTTGCGCATGCGCCAAGAGATCCAAGGTCTGATGCACGAGATCCTGGGCCTGAAGGACGGCTGGACAGGGGGACGCGGGGGGTCGATGCATTTGCGCCGCGCCGACCTGGGCATCATGGGCACGAACGCCATTGTGGCGGGCGGAATCCCCATTGCGTGCGGCCACGCATTCGCGGAAAAACAGCGCCGATCCGGCAAGCTGATGGTCACCTTCTTTGGCGACGGCGCCGTGCACCAAGGCGCCACCCATGAAGCCATGAACCTGGCGGCGCTGTACGGCCTGCCCATGATCTTCTTCCTGGAGAACAACAAGTACGCCGTGTCGATGAGCGTGGAGCAATCCACTTTTCAGACCGAGCTGCTGACGCGCCCGCAGGGCCACGGCATCGCGGCGGTCAAGGTCGACGGCATGAACCCCTATGCCGTCTGGCTCGCCACGCGCTGGGCGCGCGAGCACATCGAACGCGAAGGCAAGCCGGCGTTTATCCTGGCCGAGGTCTACCGCTATTACCACCAAAGCTCCTCCATTCCCGGCAGCGCATTTGGATACCGCACGCGCGACGAAGAGAACGCCTGGAAAGCGCGCGACCCGTGGCTGTTCCTGCAACATGAACTGACCGATCGCGGCATCCTGGGGGCCGATGAGTTGGCCGCCATCGACACGGCGGTGTCCGATGCCATGGACGCGGCAGCGGCATCCTGCGTGGAGGGCGCGGGTTCGTCGGCGCGCATTCGTCCCGAACTCTGGCCCGAGGCGGCAAGCGTGGACGCTAACCTGAACAGCGACATGCGGGAATTCGAGGGCGTGCGCTTTGCGGAGTCGGAAGACTACGCCGCCCAGGACATGGAAGACCTTTCCTACATTGAAGCCATGTCGCGCACGATGGGCGCGCGCATGGCCGAGGACGAACGCATCTATGTCTTTGGCGAAGACGTCGCCAACATGGGCGGCGGTACAGTGGGCGCCACGCGTGGCCTGACGGAAACCTATGCCGGGCGCCTGGTCAATACGCCCATCACGGAAAACGGCTTTTGCGGCCTGGCCACCGGCGCGGCTCTGTCGGGCTTGAGGCCCGTGGTCGAGCTGATGTACAGCGATTTCTTCTTGGTGGCGGGCGACCAGTTGCTGAACCAGGCGGGCAAGATCCGCCATCTGTTCAACGGCACGGCAAGCGTGCCGCTGGTGTTGCGCACGCGCATCCCGGGCGCGGAGGGCTATGGATCGCAGCATTCCATGGATCCGGCCGGGGTGTTTGCGTTGTTCCCCGGATGGCGCATCGTGGCGCCGTCCAATGCCTTTGATTACGTGGGCCTGATGAATTCGGCGCTGCGCTGCGAAGATCCGGTGCTGGTGATCGAACCGCAAGAACTGCACAAGCGCAAGGCCCCGGTGCCCAAGAACCTGGACTACTACATTCCGATTGGCCGCGCCAAGCGGGTGCAAGAAGGCGAGCAGATTACATTGCTGGCCACGCTGACGATGGTGGACCGCTGCGTGCAGGTGGCGGCCGAGATGGGCGTGAGCGCCGACATCATCGACCTGCGGACGTTGTCGCAGCGCGACATCGATTACGACACCATCGGCGCATCGGTCATGAAGACGGGCCGGGTGGCGATTGTCGAGCAGACCACGCGGGGGGCCAGCCTCGGCGCGCTGATCGCCGATGAGATCCAGCGCCGCTACTTCGATTATCTGGATCAGCCCGTGCAACGAGTGACGGGCCGCTGGGCGCCGCCGACGGTGTCGCAGGCCCTGGAGCGCGCGGCGCTGGCGGGCGAAGACGATATCCGCTCGCGCCTGGGCGCCATGCTGCAAGACAGCGGCCTGATCCCTCAACCAGGAAACGTCCATGCCCTGCGCGCTTGA
- a CDS encoding SDR family NAD(P)-dependent oxidoreductase, whose amino-acid sequence MPCALEGKTILITGAAGGIGSATARVCAEQGASLVLADRDAPEPLAAELRARNVPARAVAFDVTDRAATEAAIAGIDRLDALVANAGYCPWDDWNAEGWDQVFHQVIDINLLGVMHLTRAALAKMAGQGCGRMVLVSSVAARMGGLAASPHYVAAKGGTHAFVKWLARKAAESGVNVNSVAPGATDTGMTHGAALDTNKIPLRRMAQPREIALPIAFLCSDGASYLCGATLDVNGGVYMT is encoded by the coding sequence ATGCCCTGCGCGCTTGAAGGCAAGACCATACTGATCACGGGCGCGGCCGGCGGCATCGGCAGCGCGACCGCGCGCGTGTGCGCCGAGCAGGGCGCGTCGCTCGTGCTGGCGGATCGTGATGCCCCGGAGCCCTTGGCGGCGGAACTGCGCGCGCGCAACGTGCCGGCCCGCGCGGTGGCGTTCGACGTGACAGACCGCGCCGCCACCGAGGCCGCCATTGCCGGCATCGACCGACTGGATGCCCTGGTGGCCAACGCGGGTTACTGCCCCTGGGACGACTGGAATGCCGAGGGCTGGGATCAGGTGTTTCATCAGGTCATCGACATCAATCTGCTGGGCGTCATGCACCTGACGCGCGCCGCGCTGGCCAAGATGGCGGGCCAGGGATGCGGGCGCATGGTGCTGGTGTCGTCGGTGGCGGCGCGCATGGGCGGGCTGGCGGCCAGTCCGCACTACGTGGCGGCCAAGGGGGGCACGCACGCATTCGTGAAATGGCTGGCGCGCAAGGCGGCGGAGTCTGGCGTAAACGTCAATAGCGTCGCGCCCGGGGCCACCGATACGGGAATGACCCACGGCGCCGCGCTGGATACGAATAAAATTCCCCTGCGACGCATGGCCCAGCCCCGCGAGATCGCCTTGCCCATCGCCTTTCTATGCTCCGATGGCGCAAGCTACCTATGCGGCGCCACGCTGGACGTGAACGGTGGCGTCTACATGACTTAG